DNA from Micromonospora sp. M71_S20:
CAGCTCGTTGCCACGAGCATCCCAGACGGTCGAGCCCTTCCCCCGGACGATGACACACCGGTCGGTGCGGTCGCCCGTCAGGAGCGGGTGGATGAGATGCCGTCGGTCCAGGTCCTCCAGCTCGGCTGGCGACCTAGAGGAAGTCGGGTCGGCGTAGGAGATTGTCACGAACTACCTCACTTTCGTGGGTTGGTTTCGACTCCGGCGACGCTCGCCGAACCGAACGGGCAGACGACCTCGCGCCGCGTGGAGCGTGCGTCGTTCGTCAGTGGCTCGTGACGGCGGACAGGTCGGGTGACAGTGGCGCCAGGCCGCGGACCAGGTCGGCGGCCTTCTCGGCGATGGCGATCGTCGGCGCGTTGGTGTTGCCGCTGATGAGCCGCGGCATCACTGACGCGTCGGCGACCCGCAGGCCTTCGGTGCCGAGCACCCTCAGCTCCGCGTCGGTGACCATGCCCATCGCGCACGATCCGGCCGCGTGATAGGACGACTGCGTGTTGCGCCGCAGGAAGTCGCGGATGTCGGCCTCGGAGTCGGAGGCCGGCACGCTGACGGGCCGCTCGGTGTACGGCGTCAGCGCCCGCTGCCGGGCGATGTCCAGCGCGACCCGTACCCCGTCGACGGCGGTCCGCAGGTCGGCCTCGTCGGCGTAGTAGTTGTGGGTGATCCGCGGCTTGGCCGTGGGGTCGTCACTCGCGAGCGTCACGCTGCCACGGCTGCGCGGTTGCAGCACGTACGCGCCGAACGAGAGCGCGTGTTGGCTGGGTGCGCCCAGACCACCGTCGACGTACATCACCGGCAGCGAGACGAACTGCAGGTCCGGTGCCGGTAGCCCGGGGCGTGAACGGACGAAGCCGCCGGCCTCCGGCCCGTTGGACGACAACGGGCCCGAGTGGTGCTCCGCGAACTGCCGCTGGTAGCGCTCCTCGCCGGCGACCAGCAGGCTCACCGGCTGGTTATGCCCGTAGACCAACCAGAACTGCGGGTGGTCCTGCAGGTTCTGCCCGACGAGCGGCTGGTCGACGACGACCGGGATGCCCAGCGCCGTGAGCAGGTCGGCCGGACCGATACCGGAGAGCATCAGCAGCTGCGGCGAGTTGTACGCGCCGGCGGTGAGGACGACCTCACGCTCGGCCCTGATCGTGACGGTGTCGTCCCCCCGCCATCCGACGATCCCGGTCGCCCGGGCACCTTCCATGACGACCCGGACGACCTGGACGCCGGTCTCGACCGTGAGGTTCGGCCGTTCGACCGCCGGACGCAGGTAGGCGACGGCGCTGCTGCACCGCATGCCGTCACGCTGCGTCACCTGGTAGTACGCGAAGCCGTCCTGTTCCGGGCCGTTGAAGTCGTCGTTGGCCGAGTAGCCCGCTTCGATCGCGGCCGCGATGAACGCGTCCGACATCGGGTTCCTGGATCGGTTGTCGCTGACCGCCAACGGCCCGCCGGCGCCGTGGTGCGCGGAGGCGCCGCGCTCGTTGTCCTCGGCGCGCAGGAAATACGGGTGAAGCTCGTCGTAACTCCAGCCGGGTTGCTCCCAGGAGTCGTAGTCCTGGCGATGACCCCGGGTGTAGATCATGCCGTTGATCGAGCTCGTGCCGCCCAGCACACGTCCCCGGGGCAGATAGATCCTGCGGTCCGCGCAGAACGGCTCGTGGTGGCTGTCGTAATCCCAGTCGTGCCGCGTACGGAAGAGCTTGGCAGCGCCGGCCGGGACGTGGATGTTCGGTGACGCGTCCGTCAGCCCGGCCTCGATCAGGCAGACCTTGACGTCGGGATCCTCACTGAGCCGCGCCGCGAGTACACAGCCGGCCGAACCGCCGCCGACAATCACGTAGTCGTACATTCGCTCGTCCTCTGCTCTCGGTCCGACACGCACGCAGAATTGCCGAATCCGATCCTGTACGGCGGCTCAGGGCACGGCATCTTCGCGCTTGCCTGAACCGCACGCCTCGCATGTGTCGACGGTGCCGAGGGCGGGAGCACCGCACAGTGGAAGATGCCCGCCACCGCGCAGGCGCCGACGATGACTGCGACGCGAAGCTGCCCTGCCGGACACCGGAAAGGGATCAGTTCACAACCGTTGAAAAGCCCGGTCATGGCCTCGACGCGAGGCCCGGGCAACCTCCGAGATGCAGCCGCCGCGTCTCGGGCCCCATCGTCGGCTTATGGGCGCGAACGCAACTTTGGCCGTAAGGCCATGGGTGGCTCGGATGCGGTCACGGTGCACGGCTGTCCAGCTACCGGCCGTCGGCAGAGATGGAGAGCAATCATGGGTTTGCCAATGACGGTCGACGCCGCCAGTACCCGGATCACGGGGGGACGGACGCAGGCAGCAGATTCTCCGTGGTTCCCATCCAGCCCGTACGCCTCGTCGATGGCCGGCGTGGGCTCGGCCGTATCGTCCACGTCCTTCTCGCAGCAGGACGTGCTGGACGCGTTCGACATCTCCGATCCGCGAATATGCTCGATATTCCTCAACAGCGCGATCCAGCGACGCTATCTGGCGCTGCCGCCGCTGGGGGAGGACGGCACCCGGCTGCCGGAGGCGCAGGGCGATCTGCTCGACAAACACAAGGCGCTGGCCGTGGACATGGGCGTGCGCGCGCTGCGCGCCTGCCTGGACGACGCGGGCGCCGCGGTGTCCGACATCCGCTACCTGTGCTGCGTCACCTCGACCGGATTCCTCACGCCGGGAATCAGCGCCCTGATCATTCGCGAGCTGGGGATCGATCGTCACTGCGCGCGCACGGATGTCGTCGGAATGGGCTGCAACGCGGGACTCAACGCACTGAACGCGGTGTCGAACTGGTCGATGGCCAATCCTGGCGAACTGGCCGTGATGGTGTGCACGGAGGCCTGCTCGGCCGCGTACGCGCTGGACTCGACGATGCGGACCGCGGTGGTGAACAGCCTTTTCGGTGACGGCGCCGCCGCGCTCGCGGTGGTCGCCGGCCCGGGTTCCGGCGCCCTGGGCGAACCTGGTCGGCCTCGCATCCTCAAGTTCGCCAGTTGCCTCATCCCTGACGCGATGGAGGCCATGCGTTACGACTGGGACCGCGAACAGAGCCGGTTCAGCTTCTACCTCGATCCACAGGTGCCCTATGTCGTCGGCGCCCACGCGGAACTCGTCATCGACCGCCTGCTGGCGAAGACCGGCCTGCTGCGTAGTGACATCAGGCACTGGCTGGTGCACTCGGGCGGCAAGAAGGTCGTCGACGCCGTGATGGTGAACCTGGGGCTGACCCGATACGACGTCCGGCACACCACCGGGGTCCTGCGTGACTACGGCAACCTGTCGAGCGGCTCGTTCCTCTTTTCCTATGAACGTCTCCAGCAGGAGAACGTCACCGCCCCAGGCGATTATGGAGTGCTCATGACCATGGGTCCAGGTTCCACGATCGAGACGGCGCTGATCCAGTGGTGACAGCGGAGACGGTCCGCACGGGCCGCAACGACCACCATGCCGTCGGCGCCGTGGACAGCGCACGAGGTGACCTCGAACTCCACGTCGACGGCTCGAAGCCGTTGACGCCGGCATGCGTCGCCGCGGTGGAGGCGATCTGCGCAGCGGTCGAGTCGGTCGAGGCCGCGACCATCCTCCCCGTCCATGTGTCCGGCGTGCCGGACGCGGGCTGGACGAGCCGCCTCGACGTGGCGTTGGTGACCAAGTGGGAGCGTTCCCTGCGTCGACTCGAGCGCCTCGGTGTCACGACCGTCGCGATCGCCTCCGGGGACTGCGGGGGCGTGGCCCTGGACGCCCTGCTCGCCACGGACTATCGCATCGCGACGCCGGACGTCCGCCTGTCGCTGTCGGTGTACGGCGAGGCGACCTGGCCGGGAATGGCGGTCTTCCGCCTCGTCCAGCAGGCCGGCGGGACGCGGATGCGCCGGGCGGTTCTCTTCGGCGCCGCCATCGAGGCGTCCGAAGGCGTCGACCTGGGCCTGATCGACGAGTTGGCCGAGGATCCGGCCCATGCGCTCGTCGCCGTGGCGGCGATGACGAGAACGTTCTCAGGTACCGAACTGGCTGTCCGTCGGCAGCTCA
Protein-coding regions in this window:
- the dpgB gene encoding enoyl-CoA-hydratase DpgB, translating into MTAETVRTGRNDHHAVGAVDSARGDLELHVDGSKPLTPACVAAVEAICAAVESVEAATILPVHVSGVPDAGWTSRLDVALVTKWERSLRRLERLGVTTVAIASGDCGGVALDALLATDYRIATPDVRLSLSVYGEATWPGMAVFRLVQQAGGTRMRRAVLFGAAIEASEGVDLGLIDELAEDPAHALVAVAAMTRTFSGTELAVRRQLMFDAATTSFEEALGRHLAACDRALRRSAAKAVTDGPGVT
- the dpgA gene encoding 3,5-dihydroxyphenylacetyl-CoA synthase DpgA — translated: MGLPMTVDAASTRITGGRTQAADSPWFPSSPYASSMAGVGSAVSSTSFSQQDVLDAFDISDPRICSIFLNSAIQRRYLALPPLGEDGTRLPEAQGDLLDKHKALAVDMGVRALRACLDDAGAAVSDIRYLCCVTSTGFLTPGISALIIRELGIDRHCARTDVVGMGCNAGLNALNAVSNWSMANPGELAVMVCTEACSAAYALDSTMRTAVVNSLFGDGAAALAVVAGPGSGALGEPGRPRILKFASCLIPDAMEAMRYDWDREQSRFSFYLDPQVPYVVGAHAELVIDRLLAKTGLLRSDIRHWLVHSGGKKVVDAVMVNLGLTRYDVRHTTGVLRDYGNLSSGSFLFSYERLQQENVTAPGDYGVLMTMGPGSTIETALIQW
- a CDS encoding GMC family oxidoreductase, whose protein sequence is MYDYVIVGGGSAGCVLAARLSEDPDVKVCLIEAGLTDASPNIHVPAGAAKLFRTRHDWDYDSHHEPFCADRRIYLPRGRVLGGTSSINGMIYTRGHRQDYDSWEQPGWSYDELHPYFLRAEDNERGASAHHGAGGPLAVSDNRSRNPMSDAFIAAAIEAGYSANDDFNGPEQDGFAYYQVTQRDGMRCSSAVAYLRPAVERPNLTVETGVQVVRVVMEGARATGIVGWRGDDTVTIRAEREVVLTAGAYNSPQLLMLSGIGPADLLTALGIPVVVDQPLVGQNLQDHPQFWLVYGHNQPVSLLVAGEERYQRQFAEHHSGPLSSNGPEAGGFVRSRPGLPAPDLQFVSLPVMYVDGGLGAPSQHALSFGAYVLQPRSRGSVTLASDDPTAKPRITHNYYADEADLRTAVDGVRVALDIARQRALTPYTERPVSVPASDSEADIRDFLRRNTQSSYHAAGSCAMGMVTDAELRVLGTEGLRVADASVMPRLISGNTNAPTIAIAEKAADLVRGLAPLSPDLSAVTSH